The following proteins are encoded in a genomic region of Gossypium hirsutum isolate 1008001.06 chromosome D05, Gossypium_hirsutum_v2.1, whole genome shotgun sequence:
- the LOC107906287 gene encoding protein LIGHT-DEPENDENT SHORT HYPOCOTYLS 6: MDSASVGGAATDPNSVNEGPSSAVVTASATPPTVPQQGGAGESSSSPAPPSRYESQKRRDWNTFLQYLKNHKPPLTLARCSGAHVIEFLKYLDQFGKTKVHITGCPYFGHPNPPAPCSCPLKQAWGSLDALIGRLRAAYEENGGRPESNPFAARAVRIYLREVREGQAKARGIPYEKKKRKRSTVNTTAVGVNFSVAATQSIDGGGGSGGGGDYIAGGTAANVATATTAAATATTTNG, translated from the exons atGGATTCTGCTTCTGTAGGGGGTGCTGCAACCGATCCGAATAGCGTCAACGAGGGTCCATCATCTGCTGTAGTTACAGCTTCAGCAACGCCGCCCACGGTTCCACAACAAGGTGGAGCTGGTGAGTCGTCTTCTTCCCCAGCTCCACCGAGTCGCTACGAGTCACAAAAGCGTCGAGACTGGAACACTTTCTTGCAGTACTTGAAGAACCATAAGCCCCCATTAACACTAGCTCGTTGCAGTGGTGCCCACGTCATTGAGTTCTTGAAATACCTTGACCAGTTTGGCAAAACTAAGGTTCACATAACGGGTTGTCCTTATTTCGGACATCCAAACCCACCTGCTCCTTGCTCTTGCCCACTCAAGCAAGCATGGGGTAGCCTCGACGCGCTGATCGGACGGCTTAGAGCTGCTTATGAAGAAAACGGTGGACGTCCAGAATCAAATCCTTTTGCCGCGAGGGCTGTGAGGATTTATTTGAGGGAGGTGAGAGAAGGGCAGGCTAAAGCTAGAGGGATTCCTTACGAGAAGAAGAAGCGAAAAAGGTCTACAGTCAACACTACTGCTGTTGGGGTCAATTTCTCGGTGGCTGCCACTCAATCTATTGATGGTGGTGGGGGTAGCGGAGGTGGCGGAGATTATATTGCCGGTGGAACTGCTGCTAATGTTGCTACTGCCACCACCGCTGCTGCTACTGCTACCACAACTAac GGCTAA
- the LOC107906289 gene encoding transcription initiation factor TFIID subunit 15b isoform X2 gives MYGQDGGQVAHPYGGGGGGGGGGNSGYVGGRGGGGGYGPSSKNRGGAGGYQGGDSGRGGGRGGGGRDGGWLCPNPSCGNLNFTRRVECNKCGASSPVGSGDRGSNGYNRGSTGGYGGNRGGRGDGARGGYDSGRNNNYAGRGGNYDNRSGGYGHVPPPSPSAYSGSASGNYPPAPNAYDGNTNYGMDAVPPPASYTGGPTSYPPSYGGPAGGYGGEGLSDVRSGGRGGHASGYDSGYGPGGPCHQGGGYGGHSADAPFKIKQCDDTCGDSCDNTRIYISNLPTDITIEELRDLFGGIGQVGRIKQKRGYKDQWPWNIKIYEDEKGNQKGDAVLTYEDPQAALSAGSFSNNHVMRGYTINVAMAEKTAPKRQERWLWGQAQG, from the exons ATGTACGGTCAGGACGGAGGTCAAGTTGCCCATCCTtacggtggtggtggtggtggtggtggtggtggaaaTAGCGGTTATGTTGGCGGCCGAGGAGGAGGTGGGGGATACGGTCCTAGTTCTAAAAATCGCG GAGGTGCTGGAGGTTATCAAGGAGGAGACAGTGGAAGAGGTGGTGGCCGTGGTGGAGGAGGCAGAGACGGTGGTTGGCTTTGCCCGAATCCCAG TTGTGGGAATTTGAACTTTACAAGAAGAGTTGAGTGTAACAAATGCGGTGCATCCTCACCTGTGGGTTCTGGTGATCGTGGTAGTAATGGTTATAACAGAGGTAGCACTGGGGGATATGGTGGTAACCGTGGAGGTAGAGGAGATGGGGCTAGAGGTGGATATGATAGTGGGAGGAATAACAACTATGCAGGCAGAGGTGGAAATTATGATAATAGAAGTGGTGGGTATGGTCATGTTCCTCCTCCATCACCCAGTGCTTATAGTGGCAGTGCTAGTGGAAATTATCCACCTGCTCCTAATGCATATGATGGGAATACAAATTATGGAATGGATGCAGTTCCTCCTCCTGCAAGCTATACTGGTGGACCCACATCATACCCACCATCTTATGGTGGCCCTGCAGGTGGTTATGGTGGCGAGGGTTTGAGTGATGTGAGAAGTGGTGGCCGGGGTGGTCATGCTAGTGGATATGACAGTGGGTATGGGCCTGGTGGTCCTTGTCATCAGGGAGGTGGTTATGGAGGTCATTCGGCCGATGCACCATTTAAGATCAAGCAGTGTGATGACACCTGTGGGGATTCTTGTGACAACACAAGAATCTACATATCAAATTTGCCGACCGATATTACTATTGAAGAATTAAGGGACCTTTTTGGcggcattggacaa GTAGGAAGAATTAAACAGAAGCGCGGCTATAAAGATCAGTGGCCatggaatattaaaatatacGAGGATGAGAAAGGAAACCAGAAAGGTGATGCAGTTTTGACATATGAAGATCCTCAAGCAGCACTCTCTGCTGGCAGTTTCTCTAACA ATCATGTCATGAGAGGCTATACAATTAATGTGGCTATGGCAGAGAAGACTGCACCTAAA AGGCAGGAAAGGTGGCTATGGGGACAGGCGCAGGGATAA
- the LOC107906289 gene encoding transcription initiation factor TFIID subunit 15b isoform X1, whose translation MYGQDGGQVAHPYGGGGGGGGGGNSGYVGGRGGGGGYGPSSKNRGGAGGYQGGDSGRGGGRGGGGRDGGWLCPNPSCGNLNFTRRVECNKCGASSPVGSGDRGSNGYNRGSTGGYGGNRGGRGDGARGGYDSGRNNNYAGRGGNYDNRSGGYGHVPPPSPSAYSGSASGNYPPAPNAYDGNTNYGMDAVPPPASYTGGPTSYPPSYGGPAGGYGGEGLSDVRSGGRGGHASGYDSGYGPGGPCHQGGGYGGHSADAPFKIKQCDDTCGDSCDNTRIYISNLPTDITIEELRDLFGGIGQVGRIKQKRGYKDQWPWNIKIYEDEKGNQKGDAVLTYEDPQAALSAGSFSNNHVMRGYTINVAMAEKTAPKVYDHVGRKGGYGDRRRDNYRGGGSGPDRHHYGGNRSRPY comes from the exons ATGTACGGTCAGGACGGAGGTCAAGTTGCCCATCCTtacggtggtggtggtggtggtggtggtggtggaaaTAGCGGTTATGTTGGCGGCCGAGGAGGAGGTGGGGGATACGGTCCTAGTTCTAAAAATCGCG GAGGTGCTGGAGGTTATCAAGGAGGAGACAGTGGAAGAGGTGGTGGCCGTGGTGGAGGAGGCAGAGACGGTGGTTGGCTTTGCCCGAATCCCAG TTGTGGGAATTTGAACTTTACAAGAAGAGTTGAGTGTAACAAATGCGGTGCATCCTCACCTGTGGGTTCTGGTGATCGTGGTAGTAATGGTTATAACAGAGGTAGCACTGGGGGATATGGTGGTAACCGTGGAGGTAGAGGAGATGGGGCTAGAGGTGGATATGATAGTGGGAGGAATAACAACTATGCAGGCAGAGGTGGAAATTATGATAATAGAAGTGGTGGGTATGGTCATGTTCCTCCTCCATCACCCAGTGCTTATAGTGGCAGTGCTAGTGGAAATTATCCACCTGCTCCTAATGCATATGATGGGAATACAAATTATGGAATGGATGCAGTTCCTCCTCCTGCAAGCTATACTGGTGGACCCACATCATACCCACCATCTTATGGTGGCCCTGCAGGTGGTTATGGTGGCGAGGGTTTGAGTGATGTGAGAAGTGGTGGCCGGGGTGGTCATGCTAGTGGATATGACAGTGGGTATGGGCCTGGTGGTCCTTGTCATCAGGGAGGTGGTTATGGAGGTCATTCGGCCGATGCACCATTTAAGATCAAGCAGTGTGATGACACCTGTGGGGATTCTTGTGACAACACAAGAATCTACATATCAAATTTGCCGACCGATATTACTATTGAAGAATTAAGGGACCTTTTTGGcggcattggacaa GTAGGAAGAATTAAACAGAAGCGCGGCTATAAAGATCAGTGGCCatggaatattaaaatatacGAGGATGAGAAAGGAAACCAGAAAGGTGATGCAGTTTTGACATATGAAGATCCTCAAGCAGCACTCTCTGCTGGCAGTTTCTCTAACA ATCATGTCATGAGAGGCTATACAATTAATGTGGCTATGGCAGAGAAGACTGCACCTAAAGTATATGATCATGT AGGCAGGAAAGGTGGCTATGGGGACAGGCGCAGGGATAATTACAGAGGTGGAGGATCTGGGCCAGATAGACATCACTATGGTGGAAACCGTTCACGCCCATACTGA
- the LOC107906291 gene encoding protein FLC EXPRESSOR, translating into MAGRNHLTPPSSFTRSITERHIIHQHDHLEDRIAIQHREIQTLLLDNQRLAAAHVALKQDLALAQQETRHLTAASANVKSERDAEVREVYERSLKMDAEARAVDAMTAELACVRADVKKFMADNKELTAELEAVNDELAKARMEVKQVPVLMVDMEAVRKEIHKGRTAIELEKKTRASNLEQRQILEKNMVLVARELEKLQAQRELANAEKRAREAAAPTTATATANSIPTYNGNYGNIDAKYGGSYSMPQAGVACPQFVPGAGAGTMPPVTLEGQGSHTPNVNQTGLQSVSNVPFENQVVQL; encoded by the exons ATGGCCGGTCGTAACCACCTTACACCGCCGTCATCATTCACCCGCTCCATCACCGAACGCCACATCATTCATCAGCACGACCACCTCGAAGACCGAATCGCCATCCAACACCGCGAGATCCAAACCCTCCTCCTCGACAACCAACGCCTCGCCGCCGCCCATGTGGCTCTTAAGCAGGATCTTGCACTCGCCCAGCAAGAAACTCGTCATTTAACGGCAGCCTCTGCCAACGTAAAATCCGAGAGGGACGCGGAGGTGAGGGAGGTCTACGAGAGGTCATTGAAGATGGACGCCGAAGCGCGCGCCGTGGATGCTATGACCGCTGAGCTGGCTTGTGTACGGGCTGATGTGAAGAAGTTTATGGCGGATAACAAGGAGCTAACTGCGGAATTGGAGGCTGTTAATGATGAGCTAGCCAAGGCAAGAATGGAGGTGAAGCAAGTTCCCGTACTTATGGTGGATATGGAAGCTGTACGGAAAGAAATCCATAAAGGAAG GACTGCTATTGAACTTGAAAAGAAGACACGTGCTAGTAACCTTGAACAACGTCAAATCTTGGAGAAAAATATGGTCCTTGTGGCTCGGGAATTAGAAAAACTTCAAGCACAACGTGAACTTGCTAATGCAGAGAAGAGAGCAAGGGAAGCAGCTGCACCAACAACAGCGACAGCAACAGCCAACTCAA TCCCCACATACAATGGAAACTATGGAAATATTGATGCCAAGTATGGAGGAAGCTATTCCATGCCTCAG GCTGGTGTGGCATGCCCGCAATTTGTGCCTGGAGCTGGGGCGGGGACGATGCCCCCTGTTACTTTAGAGGGTCAAGGGTCTCATACACCTAATGTCAATCAAACTGGTTTACAATCCGTGTCTAATGTTCCTTTTGAAAACCAGGTTGTTCAGCTATAG
- the LOC107903225 gene encoding LOB domain-containing protein 12, with protein MRSCSPCAACKFLRRRCAEDCIFAPYFPSQDPHRFAIVHKVFGASNISKALQELPVDQRGDAASSMVYEANARVRDPVYGCVGAISYLQNQVSQLQMQLTVAQTELLRIKMQQDLPSPPYLAPTNNFNNIDSQPEYLNFPSSTNVIQDSSLKTESIWT; from the exons ATGAGAAGTTGTTCACCATGTGCAGCCTGCAAATTCCTCAGGCGTCGCTGCGCCGAAGATTGCATCTTTGCCCCTTACTTCCCTTCTCAGGACCCTCACAGGTTTGCTATTGTTCACAAAGTCTTCGGCGCTAGCAATATCAGCAAAGCGTTGCAG GAGCTTCCTGTAGACCAGAGAGGCGACGCTGCGAGTAGCATGGTTTACGAAGCAAATGCAAGAGTGAGAGATCCTGTTTATGGATGTGTTGGGGCCATATCCTACCTTCAAAATCAAGTTTCGCAGTTGCAGATGCAGCTTACCGTGGCTCAGACTGAGTTACTTCGCATTAAGATGCAACAAGATTTGCCTTCGCCGCCTTACCTTGCACCCACTAATAACTTCAATAACATTGATTCTCAGCCTGAATACCTCAACTTCCCTTCTTCTACCAATGTAATCCAAGACTCATCTCTCAAAACTGAATCTATTTGGACTTAA
- the LOC107906292 gene encoding protein CHLOROPLAST IMPORT APPARATUS 2, translating to MGYNSMLKTPKKEEQQVPDASTASEFDDTKGSYAHGEIDIIEELEGILGVENEDLSGDKVHAHLTWDFMDWETGFQNAEEEEGEEEEGDRKYFEEYNQAVKTEHLGFWEVDDEKRVSLNLNLNYQDVLDAWSDRGPLWADDYSISTATNGNAYYMGEVPMMELEERTRREASVLRYKEKRQSRLFCKKIRYQVRKLNADKRPRLKGRFVKRVS from the exons ATGGGGTACAATTCAATGTTAAAGACCCCCAAGAAGGAAGAACAACAAGTTCCAGATGCGAGTACCGCTTCTGAATTCGACGATACCAAAGGAAGCTATGCACATGGAGAGATTGATATTATTGAAGAACTGGAAGGTATTTTGGGGGTTGAAAATGAAGATTTGTCAGGGGATAAGGTACATGCTCATCTCACTTGGGACTTCATGGACTGGGAAACAGGGTTCCAGAATGCGGAAGAAGAAGAAGGTGAAGAAGAGGAGGGAGACCGGAAATACTTTGAAGAGTATAACCAGGCTGTAAAGACGGAGCATCTTGGTTTCTGGGAAGTAGATGATGAGAAAAGGGTTTCTTTGAACTTGAACTTGAATTATCAAGATGTCTTGGATGCATGGTCCGATCGTGGTCCTCTATGGGCAGATGATTATTCCATTTCAACCGCCACCAATGGCAATGCCTACTAT ATGGGAGAAGTGCCAATGATGGAATTAGAAGAAAGAACAAGAAGGGAAGCTAGTGTTCTAAGATACAAAGAGAAGCGTCAGTCTAGACTGTTCTGCAAGAAGATAAGGTATCAAGTCCGCAAACTCAATGCAGATAAAAGACCCAGGCTCAAG GGCCGGTTCGTGAAGAGAGTTTCCTAA
- the LOC107906295 gene encoding UDP-glycosyltransferase 87A1 — protein MSLNQPEKLQAMESPRSICHVVAVPYPGRGHVNPMMNLCKLLCSKTPNIVISFVVTEEWLGFISSDDKPVNVRFRTIPNVIPSELDRANNFPAFIAAVLTKMEAPFEDLLDRLELPVAAIIADTYVAWTVRVGQRRNIPVASLWTMSASVFSIFDHFNLLVQNHHFPADLSEQGNDRVDYIPGLTPICLADLPTILYGSDRQVLHIALDCVSSVPKAQYLLFTTVYELEFQVIDVLKANLPFPVYAIGPSIPYLDLKQPCSTTTLNGPDYLQWLDLQPRGSVLYVSLGSFLSVSAAQMDEIVAGVQDSGVRYLWVSRGDSSRFKDCCGSQGVVVPWCDQLRVLCHSSVGGFWTHCGFNSTLEAVYAGVPMLTFPIFMDQNPNSKQIVEDWKVGWRVKKNKVGEGEHLVSREEIAELVRRFLDFESMEQMEMRQRAWKIGETCQTAIAKGGSTDINLDAFIKDISERHHH, from the exons ATGTCACTCAATCAACCAGAAAAATTGCAGGCAATGGAATCACCGAGAAGCATATGTCACGTTGTGGCCGTACCTTATCCTGGTAGGGGCCATGTCAATCCGATGATGAACCTCTGCAAGCTACTTTGCTCTAAAACCCCCAACATTGTCATATCATTTGTAGTCACCGAAGAGTGGTTGGGTTTCATCTCTTCCGACGACAAGCCCGTCAACGTCCGATTTAGGACGATCCCCAACGTAATCCCATCTGAACTTGATAGAGCTAACAACTTCCCTGCTTTCATAGCAGCTGTGCTCACCAAGATGGAAGCTCCATTTGAGGATCTCCTTGATCGGCTTGAACTCCCAGTCGCCGCCATTATAGCTGACACGTATGTGGCTTGGACGGTACGAGTGGGGCAACGAAGGAATATTCCGGTGGCTTCCCTTTGGACCATGTCCGCATCCGTGTTCTCCATTTTTGACCATTTCAACCTCCTCGTGCAAAACCACCATTTCCCAGCTGATTTATCAG AGCAAGGAAATGACCGTGTGGATTACATCCCTGGACTTACTCCCATATGTTTAGCTGATTTGCCAACAATTTTATATGGGAGTGACCGCCAAGTCTTGCACATTGCTCTGGATTGTGTTTCATCAGTGCCTAAAGCACAGTATCTTCTCTTCACCACTGTCTACGAACTTGAATTCCAAGTCATTGATGTTCTTAAAGCAAACTTACCTTTTCCTGTCTACGCAATCGGCCCCAGCATACCTTACCTTGACCTCAAACAACCTTGTTCAACGACTACTCTTAATGGTCCTGACTACCTCCAATGGCTGGATTTGCAGCCTAGAGGTTCAGTATTGTATGTATCATTGGGAAGTTTTCTATCAGTTTCAGCTGCCCAAATGGATGAAATCGTTGCTGGGGTGCAGGATAGTGGTGTTCGCTACTTGTGGGTGTCCCGCGGGGACTCTTCAAGATTCAAAGACTGCTGTGGCAGTCAGGGAGTCGTGGTTCCTTGGTGTGATCAGCTGAGGGTGCTATGCCATTCTTCTGTTGGAGGGTTTTGGACGCATTGTGGGTTTAATTCCACTCTGGAGGCCGTGTATGCTGGTGTTCCGATGCTGACTTTTCCTATATTTATGGATCAAAATCCGAACAGTAAGCAAATAGTTGAAGATTGGAAGGTTGGATGGAGAGTGAAGAAGAACAAGGTAGGTGAAGGTGAACATTTGGTGAGCAGAGAAGAAATTGCAGAGCTAGTGCGCAGGTTTTTGGATTTTGAGAGCATGGAGCAGATGGAAATGAGACAAAGGGCTTGGAAAATTGGAGAAACATGTCAAACAGCAATTGCAAAAGGCGGATCCACAGATATTAACCTAGATGCTTTCATCAAGGACATCTCCGAAAGACACCATCATTAG
- the LOC107906296 gene encoding mitoferrin encodes MATEATTTKFHNSDFRAVPPPPDYLPEITVAPHDGLHFWQFMIAGSIAGCVEHMAMFPVDTVKTHMQALGSCPIKSVGVRHALRSVLKSEGLPGLYRGIGAMGLGAGPAHAVYFSVYEVCKKYFSGGDPNNSAAHAVSGVFATVASDAVFTPMDMVKQRLQLGNGTAYRGVLDCVKKVLKEEGFGAFYASYRTTVLMNAPFTAVHFATYEAAKRGLIEISPESASDERVMVHATAGALAGASAAVVTTPLDVVKTQLQCQGVCGCDRFKSTAIRDVTKTIVQKDGYKGLMRGWIPRILFHAPAAAICWSTYEAAKSFFQELNACTESGTIT; translated from the exons ATGGCAACAGAAGCTACCACGACCAAGTTCCACAATTCAGACTTCCGAGCGGTTCCGCCGCCACCGGATTACCTCCCGGAAATAACGGTGGCTCCCCACGACGGGCTTCACTTTTGGCAGTTCATGATTGCTGGCTCAATCGCCGGCTGCGTTGAGCATATGGCAATGTTCCCTGTTGATACTGTCAAGACCCATATGCAAGCCCTAGGCTCTTGCCCCATCAAATCGGTGGGTGTACGCCACGCGCTCCGTTCCGTCCTCAAATCCGAAGGACTCCCGGGCTTATACCGGGGAATCGGGGCCATGGGACTGGGGGCTGGTCCGGCCCATGCCGTCTACTTCTCTGTTTACGAAGTTTGCAAGAAGTACTTTTCGGGTGGGGATCCGAATAACTCGGCGGCCCATGCGGTTTCCGGTGTTTTCGCGACGGTAGCAAGCGACGCCGTTTTTACGCCTATGGATATGGTGAAGCAGAGGTTACAGTTGGGCAATGGTACTGCTTATAGAGGGGTATTGGATTGTGTTAAGAAAGTTCTCAAAGAGGAAGGTTTTGGGGCGTTTTATGCTTCCTACAGGACGACGGTGCTCATGAATGCACCGTTTACGGCTGTTCATTTTGCAACTTATGAGGCAGCGAAAAGGGGTTTGATTGAGATTTCACCTGAGAGTGCCAGTGATGAGCGGGTGATGGTCCATGCTACGGCTGGTGCTCTTGCTGGAGCATCTGCTGCTGTCGTCACTACACCGCTTGATGTAGTTAAAACTCAGTTGCAGTGCCAG GGTGTGTGTGGATGTGATAGATTTAAGAGTACTGCTATTAGGGATGTGACTAAAACAATAGTGCAAAAAGATGGGTACAAGGGCCTCATGAGGGGATGGATTCCTCGGATACTCTTCCATGCTCCTGCTGCTGCAATCTGCTGGTCCACCTATGAAGCTGCAAAATCTTTCTTCCAAGAACTCAATGCCTGCACTGAAAGTGGCACTATCACCTGA